In a single window of the Terrirubrum flagellatum genome:
- a CDS encoding LLM class flavin-dependent oxidoreductase: MKKIGFLSFGHWGASSHSQTRTASDALLQSIDLAVAAEELGADGAYFRVHHFARQLGSPFPLLAAVGAKTSRIEIGTAVIDMRYENPPYMAEDAGAADLISRGRLQLGVSRGSPEQVIDGWRYFGYAPQDGQTDADMARRHVEVFLDVLNGKGFAQPNPRPMFPNPPGLLRLEPFSEGLRERIWWGAATNATAEWAAQLGMNLQSSTLKFDEGGLPFHVQQADQIRAFRKAWKEAGHAREPRVSVSRSIFALMDDRDRAYFGANDGEDHFGYIEAHKRAVFGRSYAAEPDILVAELSKDEAIAEADTILLTVPNQLGVDYNAHVLEAILTHVAPALGWR; encoded by the coding sequence ATGAAAAAGATCGGATTCCTTTCGTTCGGCCATTGGGGCGCGTCCAGCCATTCGCAGACGCGAACAGCATCGGACGCGCTTCTGCAGTCCATCGATCTGGCCGTCGCGGCGGAGGAGCTGGGCGCAGACGGCGCCTATTTTCGCGTGCATCATTTCGCCCGACAGCTCGGGTCGCCATTCCCTTTGCTGGCGGCGGTCGGGGCGAAGACCAGCCGCATCGAGATCGGCACCGCAGTCATCGATATGCGCTATGAGAATCCGCCCTATATGGCGGAGGACGCTGGCGCGGCTGATTTGATTTCCCGCGGGCGGCTCCAGCTTGGCGTCAGCCGCGGCTCGCCGGAGCAGGTGATCGATGGCTGGCGCTATTTTGGCTATGCGCCGCAGGACGGCCAGACCGACGCCGATATGGCGAGACGCCATGTGGAAGTGTTTCTCGATGTGCTGAACGGCAAGGGATTCGCACAGCCGAATCCGCGGCCGATGTTCCCCAATCCGCCCGGGCTGTTGCGGTTGGAGCCTTTTTCGGAGGGCCTGCGAGAGCGGATCTGGTGGGGCGCCGCGACGAATGCGACTGCGGAATGGGCGGCGCAGCTCGGCATGAATTTGCAGAGTTCGACGCTCAAATTCGACGAAGGCGGCCTGCCTTTTCACGTCCAGCAGGCGGATCAGATCAGGGCATTCCGTAAGGCCTGGAAAGAAGCCGGCCATGCGCGCGAGCCGCGCGTGTCAGTCAGCCGCAGCATCTTCGCCCTGATGGATGATCGCGACCGGGCCTATTTCGGCGCGAATGATGGCGAGGACCACTTCGGCTATATCGAAGCTCACAAGCGCGCGGTGTTCGGCAGATCATATGCCGCGGAGCCGGACATTCTTGTCGCGGAGCTGTCGAAGGACGAGGCGATTGCAGAAGCCGACACGATCCTCCTGACCGTCCCGAACCAGCTCGGCGTCGATTATAACGCGCATGTGCTGGAGGCGATTTTGACTCATGTCGCGCCGGCTCTCGGCTGGCGATGA
- a CDS encoding DUF2339 domain-containing protein: MTREVEAELSSPAMPAPGSAPIARRSDFEEAFGSRWAVWVGGVALALGGLFLIRYSIEAGFFGPGVRLLMGVAFSVAAAAASEYLRRTDRILNLGAVSNAIGRSGANIPGVLAGVSVLSGFGVVFAAHAIYGFIGPGVAFALMGLIGLAALAASLLHGQLLGVFGLLGSYATPALVASTAPDFSSLSLFLSFVTMVAFLLHGQRPSRLVTLGAVAGHGVWTLLIALFARSVVWPSFLLVVGAVLGLALLKEWPAFRGRAVRTVWLVAGFDAIGLAAIAVPLILSGVLWVSDGGPASIHAAILTTVLIAIIAAVRRRDLAPLAPLAAAAAAGMILLWPSREAAFGLSPDIFFRLVRLSFEGDAGAGIGWTAAVMAIIVGGLPFGALLLRKGSGAGGFVVRGCLGFASALGPICLMLAAALRSNGFERSTGFAALSLLLTIALFAASEALLPVERRNTRARTNPLALIGSAAYAAGGSIALGLAVAFVLRETWLVVGLAVGAAGVAIVASLRPIPLLRSMSAALATAAFARLLWQPILTDMGAWPIINWIIPAYAAPALCFAVGAMVLRGREDRPRSVHEALASFFAAAFVMLEIRQIFVGPDLRPDALQLAEHYSGDPRNRLFEEIAAYIVAIGFIGAGLQIIARRLGGRIFAPAADVAAVALLLVSLGGFCALLNPLFDGTQVLGPPIFNRLLLYVVVGGVLGALGFLLDRRVARSRIGECLSACAIVLVSLGAVLIVRQAFAGPQLAPQSIETVGFAEAVMVTLVLLALTAAARVWREAAENRVASFALRALALLAIGWAVLMLGLVRNPMIDLSGVSGPVIFNRILWGYGAAVLGFAGLALWVRGAQPEIGPSLARTAKGGALLGAFLLLRHGFHGPALASDVPITLAEAGCYASIGFVAAIAVMITRSVRLAGWSTTASARTAAVCSCSIFALFSGMVASPWATGVPLAGPMIFDNALVGYLAPSFLAFVAAAWAREYIAAPSAQRVFGATAIVGALIYILIEVRRWFVGPNLLVDAESAAELYLYTVAILLYGVTQLALGFRLQSRDLRLASLAVVTIAICKAFLVDMSGLEGLLRALSFIGLGACLVGIGLAYQRLLRREIAQQDQRGDAPVST, from the coding sequence ATGACGAGGGAGGTCGAAGCCGAGCTCTCGTCTCCGGCGATGCCTGCGCCCGGATCTGCGCCGATTGCGCGACGCAGCGATTTTGAAGAAGCCTTCGGCTCACGCTGGGCGGTGTGGGTCGGCGGCGTCGCGCTCGCGCTGGGCGGGCTCTTCCTGATCCGTTATTCGATCGAGGCCGGATTCTTCGGCCCGGGCGTTCGGCTGCTCATGGGAGTCGCATTTTCGGTCGCGGCTGCAGCTGCGAGCGAATATCTCAGGCGAACTGATCGGATTCTTAATCTCGGCGCTGTTTCGAACGCGATCGGCCGATCCGGCGCGAACATTCCAGGCGTGCTCGCCGGCGTCAGCGTGCTTAGTGGTTTCGGCGTCGTGTTCGCCGCACATGCGATTTACGGCTTCATCGGTCCCGGCGTCGCTTTCGCGTTGATGGGCCTGATCGGACTCGCCGCGCTTGCCGCCTCGCTGCTTCACGGCCAACTCCTCGGCGTATTTGGCCTCCTTGGATCCTACGCGACGCCTGCTCTTGTCGCGAGTACGGCGCCGGATTTCTCCTCGCTGTCGCTGTTCCTCAGCTTCGTCACGATGGTCGCTTTTCTCCTGCATGGGCAGCGACCAAGCCGGCTGGTCACGCTCGGCGCGGTCGCCGGTCATGGCGTCTGGACGCTGTTGATCGCGCTGTTCGCGCGCAGCGTCGTCTGGCCGTCTTTCCTGCTCGTTGTGGGAGCTGTGCTGGGGCTGGCTCTGCTGAAGGAATGGCCGGCGTTCAGAGGACGTGCGGTGCGGACCGTCTGGCTGGTCGCAGGCTTCGATGCGATCGGGCTCGCCGCCATCGCGGTTCCTCTGATCCTGTCCGGGGTCCTGTGGGTCTCGGATGGCGGCCCCGCATCCATACATGCGGCGATCCTGACGACGGTGCTGATCGCCATCATCGCAGCGGTCCGGCGTCGGGATCTTGCTCCGCTGGCTCCCCTTGCCGCGGCCGCGGCCGCCGGAATGATTTTGCTCTGGCCGAGCAGGGAAGCCGCGTTCGGTCTTTCGCCCGATATTTTCTTTCGTCTCGTAAGGCTGAGTTTCGAGGGCGACGCCGGCGCCGGAATCGGGTGGACCGCCGCGGTGATGGCAATCATTGTCGGCGGCCTGCCGTTCGGCGCGTTGTTGTTGCGCAAGGGCTCGGGGGCGGGGGGATTTGTCGTCCGCGGATGCCTTGGCTTCGCCTCGGCGCTCGGTCCGATCTGTCTGATGCTCGCTGCGGCTTTGCGCAGCAACGGCTTCGAGCGTTCGACGGGCTTCGCCGCTCTGTCGCTGCTGCTGACGATCGCGTTGTTTGCTGCCTCGGAGGCGTTGCTGCCAGTCGAGCGGCGAAACACGCGTGCGCGCACCAATCCCCTTGCGCTGATCGGCTCGGCCGCTTACGCCGCCGGCGGTTCGATCGCGCTTGGCCTCGCTGTAGCGTTCGTGCTGCGCGAAACCTGGCTTGTGGTCGGGCTCGCTGTCGGCGCCGCAGGTGTTGCTATCGTCGCCAGCCTGCGCCCGATCCCGCTTCTGCGCAGCATGTCGGCTGCGCTGGCGACAGCCGCATTCGCCCGTTTGCTCTGGCAACCGATCCTCACCGACATGGGCGCCTGGCCGATCATCAACTGGATCATCCCGGCCTATGCCGCGCCGGCTCTCTGTTTCGCCGTTGGCGCCATGGTTCTGCGTGGAAGAGAGGATCGCCCGCGAAGCGTTCATGAGGCTCTGGCGTCGTTCTTCGCGGCAGCCTTCGTAATGCTCGAAATCCGGCAGATCTTCGTGGGACCCGATCTCCGACCCGACGCCTTGCAGCTCGCCGAGCATTATTCCGGCGATCCGCGCAACAGACTCTTTGAAGAGATCGCCGCCTACATCGTCGCGATCGGGTTCATTGGCGCCGGATTGCAGATAATCGCTCGTCGCCTCGGCGGACGGATCTTTGCGCCTGCCGCCGATGTCGCAGCGGTTGCTTTGCTGCTTGTCAGCCTTGGTGGTTTTTGCGCTCTTCTCAATCCGCTCTTTGACGGCACGCAAGTGCTTGGTCCGCCGATTTTCAACCGGCTTCTGCTCTACGTCGTGGTTGGCGGCGTTCTCGGCGCGCTCGGTTTCCTGCTGGATCGCCGCGTTGCGCGCTCGCGCATCGGCGAATGCCTCAGCGCCTGCGCGATCGTGCTCGTTTCGCTTGGCGCTGTGCTGATCGTTCGTCAGGCATTCGCCGGCCCGCAACTCGCGCCGCAATCGATCGAGACAGTCGGCTTCGCCGAGGCCGTCATGGTGACGCTCGTGCTGCTTGCGCTCACGGCCGCAGCGCGCGTCTGGCGCGAGGCGGCGGAAAATCGCGTGGCGAGCTTCGCCTTGCGCGCGCTTGCGCTTCTGGCGATCGGATGGGCCGTTCTCATGCTCGGCCTCGTGCGCAATCCGATGATCGATCTGAGCGGCGTCTCTGGCCCGGTAATCTTCAACCGCATTCTCTGGGGTTATGGCGCGGCCGTTCTCGGCTTCGCCGGGCTGGCGCTATGGGTGCGCGGCGCGCAGCCGGAGATCGGCCCATCTCTGGCGAGAACCGCGAAGGGTGGGGCGCTCCTTGGCGCCTTCCTGCTGCTGCGTCACGGCTTCCACGGGCCGGCGCTGGCTTCGGACGTTCCGATCACGCTGGCGGAAGCCGGCTGCTATGCGTCAATCGGGTTTGTTGCGGCGATCGCCGTCATGATCACACGCTCGGTTCGGTTGGCCGGATGGTCAACCACCGCGAGCGCGCGAACCGCGGCCGTCTGTTCTTGCTCGATATTCGCGCTGTTCTCGGGTATGGTCGCGAGCCCTTGGGCGACAGGCGTTCCGCTCGCCGGGCCCATGATCTTCGACAACGCTCTCGTTGGCTACCTTGCGCCGTCCTTCCTCGCTTTCGTCGCAGCGGCCTGGGCGCGCGAATATATCGCTGCGCCATCGGCGCAGCGCGTGTTCGGAGCAACGGCGATCGTCGGCGCTTTGATCTATATTCTGATCGAGGTCAGGCGCTGGTTCGTGGGCCCGAATCTGTTGGTCGACGCCGAAAGCGCTGCCGAGCTTTATCTCTATACCGTGGCGATCCTGCTCTATGGTGTGACCCAACTCGCGCTCGGTTTTCGCCTGCAATCCAGGGATTTGCGGCTGGCTTCGCTCGCCGTCGTCACGATCGCTATCTGCAAGGCGTTCCTCGTCGACATGTCCGGCCTGGAAGGCCTGTTGCGGGCGCTGTCCTTCATCGGCCTTGGCGCATGTCTCGTCGGCATCGGGCTCGCCTATCAGCGCCTGCTGCGGCGAGAGATCGCGCAACAGGACCAAAGGGGCGACGCGCCGGTCTCGACATAG
- a CDS encoding N-acetylmannosamine-6-phosphate 2-epimerase, with amino-acid sequence MRALPARSLIVSCQARADNPLHGPTYMAAMAKAAEQGGARALRANGVADISAIRAISDLPIIGILKRWNEGFPVYITPDFASASMVSTAGADIIAIDATARPRFGEPLEELFQKICEELGKPIFADVATLAEGKRAAELGAAYIATTLSGYTAETEERRVAGPDIALIRDLADAISVPVVAEGRFERPDQLDAAFAAGAHAVVVGTAITNPREITRRFAAHAR; translated from the coding sequence ATGAGAGCCCTGCCTGCGCGATCTCTCATCGTCTCCTGTCAGGCGCGTGCGGACAATCCTCTCCATGGTCCGACCTATATGGCCGCCATGGCGAAGGCGGCCGAACAAGGCGGCGCAAGAGCGCTTCGCGCCAACGGCGTCGCCGACATCTCGGCCATTCGCGCGATTAGCGATTTGCCGATCATCGGGATTTTGAAGCGCTGGAACGAAGGCTTTCCGGTTTATATTACACCCGATTTCGCGAGCGCTTCGATGGTCTCCACCGCAGGCGCCGATATCATCGCGATTGACGCGACCGCGCGGCCGCGCTTTGGAGAACCTCTCGAAGAGCTGTTTCAGAAAATCTGCGAAGAGCTTGGAAAGCCCATTTTCGCGGATGTCGCCACTCTCGCCGAAGGAAAGCGCGCCGCCGAGTTGGGCGCGGCTTACATCGCGACGACGTTGTCCGGCTACACCGCCGAAACGGAAGAGCGCAGGGTTGCCGGACCCGACATCGCGCTGATCCGGGATCTGGCTGACGCGATCTCCGTTCCTGTCGTCGCTGAGGGTCGCTTCGAAAGACCGGATCAACTCGATGCAGCGTTCGCCGCAGGCGCACATGCGGTCGTCGTCGGAACCGCGATCACGAATCCGCGCGAGATCACGCGCCGCTTCGCCGCTCATGCAAGATGA
- a CDS encoding carbohydrate ABC transporter permease, with protein sequence MTSEAANSAPLFPRSSSIGAIAAALLVANSILMLYPIILMVFSAFKTTMEIFDSPFSLPDFSNVENFSRIWSETNLAIYLGNSLLVTGGAVALILLLGVMGAYALARYDFPGNSAILMFFLAGLMLPLKLAVIPLFLQLRDFSLLDSRLGLVMIYTAMGLPSTIFIMTSFLRTLPKELEESARIDGASEPRIMLSIMLPLSTPPMVIGAIQNAVPIWNDFFFPLVFIQTDSRKTLPQGLTVFMGEYATDWGVLFAGLTIAALPLSIVYLAMSRRFVSGMTAGAVK encoded by the coding sequence TTGACGTCGGAGGCTGCGAACTCGGCGCCGCTTTTCCCGCGATCGAGCAGTATCGGCGCGATCGCGGCCGCGCTGCTCGTAGCGAACTCCATCCTGATGCTTTATCCCATCATTCTCATGGTCTTCTCCGCCTTCAAGACAACCATGGAGATTTTCGACTCCCCTTTTTCCTTGCCTGATTTTTCCAATGTCGAGAATTTTTCGCGCATCTGGTCGGAAACGAATCTTGCCATTTATCTCGGTAACTCGCTCTTGGTCACAGGCGGCGCCGTGGCGCTCATTCTGCTGCTCGGCGTCATGGGCGCCTATGCGCTTGCACGCTACGATTTCCCCGGAAATTCGGCGATCCTGATGTTCTTCCTGGCGGGGCTCATGCTTCCTCTGAAGCTCGCGGTGATTCCGCTTTTTCTGCAACTGCGCGATTTCAGCCTGCTCGACAGTCGCCTCGGGCTCGTCATGATCTATACTGCGATGGGCCTGCCATCGACGATCTTCATTATGACCAGCTTCCTTCGCACCTTGCCGAAAGAGCTTGAAGAATCGGCGCGCATCGACGGCGCGTCGGAACCCCGCATCATGCTCTCGATCATGCTGCCGCTGTCGACACCGCCCATGGTGATCGGCGCCATACAGAATGCGGTGCCGATCTGGAATGATTTCTTCTTCCCTCTTGTCTTCATTCAGACGGACAGCCGCAAGACGCTTCCGCAAGGGTTGACTGTCTTCATGGGCGAATACGCCACTGACTGGGGCGTTCTCTTTGCAGGGCTTACGATCGCTGCGCTGCCGCTATCGATTGTCTATCTCGCAATGTCGCGCCGCTTCGTCAGCGGCATGACAGCGGGAGCCGTCAAATGA
- a CDS encoding sugar ABC transporter permease, producing MIIKARRRWTGDHAGWISFLLLPPIAVMAVFVAWPLLSALSAAFFRWHGLARGEFVGLQNFADVLFGDHFGPITWRAFRHNIFVFAALLVVQNTAGFFLAWLIYIEPFGYRLHRTAVFLPVILSTALVGFMWKLFLDPNFGLVNQGLAWIGLGALQRPWLGQEGTALSALVLANAWHWVGFPTLVYLAGMQRIPRDILDAAKLDGCGVWRTIRNIVWPLVAPSTTVTFTLLFIGAFNWFELPYIMAGIDGSPYGSTDVLGLYFYRTAFGNQSAGVQDFGRGNALAALMFIFIAGVATFITLQLRKREIAL from the coding sequence GTGATCATAAAAGCCCGTCGCCGCTGGACAGGTGACCACGCCGGCTGGATTTCCTTTCTCCTGCTGCCGCCGATCGCGGTCATGGCGGTCTTCGTGGCGTGGCCGCTCCTGTCCGCGCTGAGCGCTGCGTTCTTCCGGTGGCACGGCCTTGCGCGCGGCGAATTCGTAGGGCTGCAGAATTTTGCTGACGTGCTGTTCGGCGATCACTTCGGCCCGATCACCTGGCGCGCGTTTCGCCACAACATCTTTGTATTCGCCGCGCTCCTGGTGGTCCAGAATACCGCCGGCTTCTTTCTCGCCTGGCTGATCTATATTGAACCGTTCGGATATCGGCTCCATCGCACCGCCGTCTTCTTGCCGGTCATTCTTTCGACGGCGCTCGTCGGCTTCATGTGGAAGCTATTCCTCGATCCGAATTTCGGCCTCGTAAATCAGGGGCTCGCATGGATCGGGCTCGGCGCCCTTCAAAGACCGTGGCTCGGTCAAGAGGGTACAGCGCTCTCAGCGCTCGTCCTCGCCAACGCATGGCATTGGGTGGGGTTTCCGACGCTGGTCTATCTCGCCGGCATGCAGCGTATTCCGCGGGACATTCTCGACGCGGCGAAGCTGGACGGTTGCGGCGTCTGGCGCACCATCAGAAACATCGTCTGGCCGCTCGTCGCGCCCTCGACGACCGTGACCTTCACGCTTCTTTTCATTGGCGCGTTCAACTGGTTTGAGCTGCCCTACATCATGGCGGGTATCGACGGCTCTCCCTATGGCTCGACCGACGTTCTCGGGCTCTATTTCTATCGCACCGCCTTCGGAAACCAGAGCGCCGGCGTTCAGGATTTCGGCAGGGGCAATGCGCTTGCCGCGTTGATGTTCATCTTCATTGCCGGGGTCGCGACGTTCATCACGCTGCAATTGCGCAAACGGGAGATCGCGCTTTGA
- a CDS encoding extracellular solute-binding protein produces the protein MLLGAGLSVSAKAEEISLWSWRQEDRAAYAKILDAFHKKNPDITVKFEAFEPTTYATVLSTALAAGTGPDVVQVRAYGNLESVAKPGYLLPLDKTNMPGLANFADSALAAETMRSDGKVYAVPFASQTMLVIYNAETFEKNGVKPPATWDEFIELCKALKAKGVTPLGNGVATAWQNETIVSALLSSLIGKQFEADVLSGKADFTDPRFVSALARLDGVKDYFAPNFSGVDYAASQQLFASGRAAMFAGGSFELATFLKLNPKLKLGVFPSPAATANDERLVALYYDGGFAVNAKSAKQQAALKLVNFMSSAEFGTMFANALQNISPINGVAFESPLLQEVATLNKKSMSYLMLVHFRYQEPSGSVLLQAGVQKMLAGKATPAEIGAEVTKGIAAYFPPFKK, from the coding sequence ATGCTCCTCGGAGCAGGTCTTTCTGTATCGGCGAAAGCGGAGGAGATTTCACTGTGGAGCTGGCGCCAGGAGGATCGGGCGGCCTATGCCAAGATCCTCGACGCCTTCCACAAGAAGAATCCGGATATCACCGTGAAGTTCGAGGCGTTCGAGCCGACGACCTACGCCACCGTGCTGTCGACAGCTCTTGCCGCAGGAACAGGCCCCGACGTCGTCCAGGTCCGCGCTTACGGCAATCTCGAATCCGTCGCCAAGCCAGGTTATCTCTTACCGCTCGACAAAACCAACATGCCGGGTCTCGCCAATTTCGCCGACTCCGCGCTGGCTGCAGAGACGATGCGCTCGGATGGCAAAGTCTATGCGGTTCCCTTCGCGTCGCAGACAATGCTCGTCATCTATAATGCCGAAACCTTCGAGAAGAACGGCGTCAAGCCGCCTGCGACGTGGGACGAGTTCATCGAACTGTGCAAGGCGTTAAAAGCGAAGGGAGTGACGCCACTTGGGAACGGCGTGGCGACCGCATGGCAAAATGAGACCATTGTAAGCGCGCTGCTGTCGTCGCTGATCGGCAAGCAGTTCGAGGCCGATGTGCTCTCCGGCAAGGCTGATTTCACCGACCCGCGTTTCGTCTCCGCGCTGGCGCGGCTCGACGGCGTGAAGGACTATTTCGCGCCCAATTTCAGCGGCGTCGATTACGCCGCTTCCCAGCAGCTTTTCGCCTCGGGCCGCGCGGCAATGTTTGCGGGCGGTTCGTTCGAACTCGCGACGTTCCTCAAGCTCAATCCGAAGCTGAAGCTCGGCGTCTTTCCATCGCCTGCGGCGACCGCCAACGACGAACGGCTCGTCGCGCTCTACTACGACGGCGGCTTTGCCGTGAACGCGAAATCCGCGAAGCAGCAGGCGGCCCTGAAACTTGTCAACTTCATGTCGTCCGCCGAGTTTGGAACGATGTTCGCGAATGCTCTTCAGAACATCTCGCCCATCAACGGTGTGGCGTTTGAATCGCCTCTCCTCCAGGAGGTCGCAACGCTCAACAAGAAGTCGATGTCCTATCTGATGCTTGTTCATTTCCGTTATCAGGAGCCGTCCGGATCTGTTTTGCTCCAGGCCGGCGTGCAGAAGATGCTTGCTGGCAAGGCGACGCCGGCCGAAATCGGAGCCGAAGTGACGAAAGGCATCGCCGCCTATTTCCCGCCATTCAAGAAATAA
- a CDS encoding alpha/beta hydrolase family protein, translated as MRANDIEIATRRTLWRLLGDFPRERFEIAERQALELRLPGARAERLDLIKRNGEHVRAILTGPEGEWRGFPALLYCHAHGGKYEIGASELIAGRPALLTPPYAQALADRGFVVLCIDMPCFGERTHNTESELAKRHLWRGQTLFGVMLTELIAAIDLLASMKEVDGERIGAMGISMGATHAFWLGALDTRIKAIAHLCCFADLAMLVSGGGHDRHGIYMTVPNLLDHISTGRIAGLAAPRPQLACIGLRDPLTPEDAARTAIEDARASYRRAGAESALEILIDAETGHQETPAMRKAVLDFLTRNLG; from the coding sequence ATGCGCGCGAACGACATCGAAATCGCCACGCGCCGTACGCTTTGGCGTCTGCTGGGGGATTTTCCGCGAGAGCGGTTCGAGATCGCAGAGCGCCAAGCGCTTGAGCTGCGCCTGCCGGGGGCGCGCGCTGAAAGGCTCGACCTTATCAAACGCAATGGCGAGCACGTCCGGGCGATCCTCACGGGACCCGAGGGCGAATGGCGCGGCTTCCCCGCCCTGCTTTATTGTCACGCCCATGGCGGCAAATATGAAATCGGCGCGTCGGAGCTGATCGCGGGTCGGCCGGCCCTCCTCACCCCGCCCTATGCGCAGGCGCTGGCTGATCGCGGCTTCGTCGTACTGTGCATCGACATGCCCTGCTTCGGCGAGAGAACGCATAACACGGAGTCAGAGCTGGCGAAGCGCCATTTGTGGCGGGGTCAGACGCTCTTCGGCGTCATGTTGACAGAGCTGATCGCAGCCATTGATCTGCTCGCAAGCATGAAGGAGGTCGATGGCGAGCGGATCGGCGCCATGGGAATATCGATGGGCGCAACCCACGCCTTCTGGCTCGGCGCACTCGACACGAGGATCAAGGCGATCGCGCATCTCTGCTGCTTCGCCGATCTCGCAATGCTGGTGAGCGGTGGCGGCCACGATCGGCACGGCATCTATATGACCGTCCCGAATCTTCTCGATCATATCAGCACGGGTCGCATCGCCGGCCTTGCCGCGCCGCGACCGCAGCTCGCCTGTATCGGACTGCGCGATCCGCTGACGCCAGAGGACGCGGCGCGAACCGCGATCGAGGATGCGCGGGCGAGCTATCGACGCGCCGGCGCCGAGAGCGCGCTTGAAATCTTGATCGACGCGGAGACCGGACATCAGGAAACGCCGGCGATGCGGAAGGCCGTACTCGACTTCCTCACGCGCAATCTGGGCTGA
- a CDS encoding LacI family DNA-binding transcriptional regulator, with translation MRKTRDAQATLSTIASEAGVSIATVSRVANGQLNRANPKTVEKIQALLEARNYRPNNIGRSLRSRQSRIVAMLAPNLDNPAMGAIATSTEVALREAGYVMILCDTHDQAALQDEYLHAMRAQSVEGYVIVSAVRSPTLTKFLERAEPIVLVGRRQTSVKRPVPFVGIDNRAAGALAADFLLDSGVRAPAVIHASLSSSAVADRVEGFIERLLARGLPRNEIPKADSDHLQHLFAGYEAMKKLSAETGRPRGLFCVSDLMAYGAYRFARESGVRVPDDCLIVGVDDNSLNDWIAPWLSSVHIPYQDYGAAVVDQLQAIWSDENASDRLLQHQLVVRSPDLAK, from the coding sequence ATGCGCAAAACGCGCGACGCGCAGGCGACCTTGTCGACGATCGCGAGCGAGGCCGGCGTCTCGATCGCGACGGTCTCCCGCGTCGCCAACGGGCAGCTCAATCGCGCCAACCCGAAGACCGTCGAGAAGATCCAGGCGCTTCTCGAGGCGCGCAATTATCGTCCCAACAATATCGGCCGCTCGCTGCGCAGCCGGCAGAGCCGCATCGTCGCGATGCTGGCGCCCAATCTCGACAATCCTGCGATGGGCGCGATCGCGACCTCGACCGAAGTCGCGCTGCGAGAAGCTGGATATGTGATGATCCTGTGCGATACGCACGATCAGGCCGCCTTGCAGGACGAATATCTGCACGCGATGCGCGCGCAATCCGTCGAGGGCTATGTCATCGTCTCCGCCGTGCGCAGCCCGACGCTGACGAAATTTCTCGAACGCGCTGAGCCGATCGTTCTGGTCGGCCGCCGACAAACATCGGTCAAACGTCCTGTTCCTTTTGTCGGCATCGACAATCGCGCCGCAGGCGCGCTCGCAGCGGATTTCTTGCTCGACTCGGGCGTGCGTGCGCCGGCTGTCATCCATGCGTCGCTCTCCTCTTCCGCGGTCGCCGATCGCGTCGAGGGTTTCATCGAACGACTGCTTGCAAGGGGGCTGCCGCGCAATGAGATTCCAAAGGCGGACTCCGATCACCTCCAGCACCTCTTCGCGGGCTATGAGGCGATGAAGAAGCTTTCAGCGGAGACCGGCCGCCCGCGCGGGCTCTTCTGCGTCAGCGATCTCATGGCCTATGGCGCCTATCGCTTCGCGCGCGAGAGTGGCGTGCGCGTGCCCGACGATTGCCTCATCGTCGGCGTCGACGATAACTCGCTCAATGACTGGATCGCGCCCTGGCTGTCGTCGGTCCATATTCCCTATCAGGACTACGGCGCGGCGGTCGTCGATCAGCTTCAGGCGATATGGTCCGACGAGAATGCCTCGGACCGGCTGTTGCAGCATCAGCTCGTCGTGCGGTCTCCTGATCTCGCGAAGTGA